In Macrobrachium rosenbergii isolate ZJJX-2024 chromosome 16, ASM4041242v1, whole genome shotgun sequence, a single genomic region encodes these proteins:
- the Iyd gene encoding iodotyrosine deiodinase → MGLVSRYIVPFLNEHYIEAMLSLLVVIFINFIVPKNNKKREEEAVQNGSVPGHKSSSKEEKASKNVIKSGGVGDVADDDDDEGADNVVDPLWPEDLKHVPFRPPRYTQEESLQRSREYFELMNKRRSVRFFSSEPVPREVIDNIVRTGGTSPSGAHTEPWTFVVVGDADMKHEVRRIVEAEEEVNYTKRMGNQWVNDLKALKTNWVKDYLTEAPWLILIFKQTYGLLPDGRKRNHYYHEISTALAGGIMLSAIHYAGLVTLTSTPLNCGPQLRTLLGRPSNEKLLLLLPVGYPSSDATVPDLKRKDLEEIMVAI, encoded by the exons ATGGGCCTCGTATCACGCTATATCGTCCCTTTCCTCAACGAACACTACATCGAAGCGATGCTGTCGCTTCTTGTGGTCATTTTCATCAACTTCATCGTGCCCAAGAAtaacaagaagagagaagaggaggccGTGCAGAATGGAAGTGTACCCGGTCACAAGTCCTCGTCCAAGGAGGAGAAAGCCAGCAAGAACGTCATAA AAAGCGGGGGCGTGGGCGACGTCGCAGACGACGACGATGACGAAGGAGCCGATAACGTGGTGGACCCCCTCTGGCCAGAGGATCTCAAACACGTCCCCTTCCGGCCTCCAAG GTACACGCAGGAGGAGAGTCTGCAACGCTCCAGAGAATACTTCGAACTCATGAACAAGCGCCGTTCCGTCAGGTTCTTCAGTTCAGAGCCCGTTCCCCGGGAAGTCATCGACAACATCGTCAGGACAGGAG GGACGTCCCCTTCAGGAGCCCACACAGAGCCTTGGACCTTTGTTGTCGTTGGGGACGCCGACATGAAGCACGAAGTTAGACGCATTGTGGAGGCAGAGGAGGAAGTTAACTACACCAAGAGAATGG GTAACCAGTGGGTGAATGACCTCAAGGCACTGAAGACCAACTGGGTGAAGGACTACCTGACGGAGGCTCCCTGGCTCATTCTGATCTTCAAGCAGACCTACGGCCTCTTGCCCGACGGAAGGAAGAGGAACCACTACTACCACGAGATCTCGACTGCCCTGGCTGGCGGCATCATGCTCTCCGCAATTCAT TATGCCGGTCTCGTCACCCTCACCTCAACGCCTCTCAACTGCGGGCCCCAGCTGAGGACCCTGCTGGGACGCCCGTCCAACGAGaaactgctgctgcttcttcccgTGGGTTACCCTTCTTCAGACGCCACAGTTCCCGACTTGAAAAGGAAGGACTTGGAAGAAATAATGGTCGCCATTTAA